CTGGCCGCGATGGGCTACGGGCTGACCGCGTTCGCCGTGCTGGAGATCGCCCAGGGACGCCGGCACGAGGTGTCGGAAGGCCTGGCCGCGATCAACGAGGTGTGCGAGGTGCACGCCACCACCGGGCCGGGCGACCTGTTCGTGCGGGTGGTGGCGAGGTCGAACGCCGACCTCCAGCGGGTGATCGACTCGATCGTGGACGTGCCGGGCGTGCAGCGCCTGTCCACGTCGATCGCCCTCTCCACACCTGTCCCGCCGCGGGTCCGCCCGCTGCTGGAGCACGTCGTCTGACAGCACGTGGTCTGACAGCACGTGGTCTGACAGCAGAAGGGCGGCCACCCCGCGTGGTGGCCGCCCTCCCGATGTCTTGGGGTCAGCCGGAGTACGGCACGGCCTTGATCAGTGTGACCTTCATCGTGCTGCCGTTGGGCAGTTCGTACTGGCGCTTCTCGCCCTCCTTGGCGCCGAGCAACGCCTTGCCCAGCGGGGACGAGGGGGAGTAGACCTCCAGGGCTCCGTGCGCGCCCTCCTCACGGGTGGCGAGTAGGAACTCCTCGGTCTCGTCATCACCGTCGTAACGCACAGTGAGCACCATGCCGGGTGCCGCGACACCCGAGACCGTGGGCGCCTCGCCGACCTTGGCGACCCTCAACAGCTCCTGCAACTGCCGGATGCGGGCCTCCTGCTTGCCCTGCTCCTCACGGGCCGCGTGGTACCCGCCGTTCTCGCGGAGGTCACCCTCTTCGCGACGCGCGTTGATCTCCGCAGCAATGACCGGGCGATTCTCGATCATCTCGTCCAGCTCTCCCTTGAGCCGGTCGTAGGCCTCCTGGGTCAGCCAGGTCACCTCAGTGTCGCTCACGGTCACCAACTCCTTGTCTTGCTCCGGCCCACGGCGTGGGCTGGCAGTTCCCGGGCGCGCCAGCCCGGAACGGAAAAACACGGCCCGCGTCGGGGCCGTGCTGATAGGCCAGAGTAACACGCAGACAACGTTCAGCGACGGCGTTTTGTTCCCGGATCCGCCACTAAACCCCCAGATCACCCGCTTGGCCGCTACCTCGTGGACAG
This is a stretch of genomic DNA from Saccharothrix ecbatanensis. It encodes these proteins:
- a CDS encoding Lrp/AsnC family transcriptional regulator; translated protein: MPSDPQTEHSDQAVDALDARLLLLLTDEPRLGVLECSRRLGVARGTVQARLDRLVARGVLTGFPPALDLAAMGYGLTAFAVLEIAQGRRHEVSEGLAAINEVCEVHATTGPGDLFVRVVARSNADLQRVIDSIVDVPGVQRLSTSIALSTPVPPRVRPLLEHVV
- the greA gene encoding transcription elongation factor GreA, with the translated sequence MTVSDTEVTWLTQEAYDRLKGELDEMIENRPVIAAEINARREEGDLRENGGYHAAREEQGKQEARIRQLQELLRVAKVGEAPTVSGVAAPGMVLTVRYDGDDETEEFLLATREEGAHGALEVYSPSSPLGKALLGAKEGEKRQYELPNGSTMKVTLIKAVPYSG